A window of the Gordonia humi genome harbors these coding sequences:
- a CDS encoding serine hydrolase — protein sequence MSVLNQLSSWPVDNAAGAIVTDDGVVAAHGDVSRVYELASVTKLLVARAVLVAVEEEAVDLTTPAGPPGATVAHLLAHASGLAFDSPRAQTAPERERIYSSAGYEALADLVAAETGIEFADYLAEAVCEPLGMTSTVLAGPAGHGARSSVADLARFAGELLSSTLLSGATATAARTVQFPGLDGFVPGYGRFRPNDWGLGPEIKGAKTRHWTALAHSPSTFGHFGQAGTFLWVDPVRRAAAVVLTDRAFGPWAKPLWSEFNQGILDEIDS from the coding sequence GTGAGCGTGCTGAATCAACTGTCCTCCTGGCCCGTCGACAACGCGGCAGGTGCGATCGTCACCGACGACGGCGTCGTGGCCGCACACGGCGACGTGTCGCGCGTGTACGAACTCGCGTCGGTCACCAAGCTGTTGGTGGCGCGGGCGGTTCTCGTCGCCGTCGAAGAGGAGGCGGTCGATCTGACGACTCCGGCAGGTCCGCCGGGGGCGACGGTGGCCCACCTGCTCGCACATGCGTCCGGGCTGGCCTTCGACTCGCCGCGGGCGCAGACGGCACCCGAGCGGGAGCGGATCTATTCGAGTGCCGGATACGAGGCGCTCGCCGATCTGGTGGCCGCCGAGACGGGTATCGAGTTCGCCGACTACCTCGCCGAAGCCGTGTGCGAACCGCTCGGCATGACCTCGACGGTGCTGGCGGGCCCCGCCGGGCACGGTGCGCGCTCCAGCGTCGCCGACCTCGCCCGGTTCGCGGGTGAACTGCTCTCGTCCACTCTGCTGAGCGGTGCGACGGCCACGGCGGCCCGGACCGTCCAGTTCCCGGGCCTCGACGGGTTCGTGCCAGGCTACGGACGGTTCCGGCCGAACGACTGGGGCCTGGGACCCGAGATCAAGGGCGCCAAGACGAGACACTGGACCGCCCTCGCGCACTCGCCGTCGACGTTCGGGCACTTCGGACAGGCGGGCACCTTCCTATGGGTGGACCCGGTGCGCCGGGCCGCGGCCGTCGTTCTCACCGATCGCGCGTTCGGTCCGTGGGCCAAGCCGCTGTGGAGTGAGTTCAATCAGGGCATACTGGATGAAATCGACTCGTGA
- a CDS encoding NDMA-dependent alcohol dehydrogenase, translating to MKTKGALLRELNQPWKIEEIEIGDPKAHEVKIRMEAAGMCHSDHHLMTGGIPMAGFPILGGHEGAGVVEEVGEGVTDFAPGDHVVLSFIPSCGKCPSCKEGVANLCDFGAMLLQGEAVSDNTFRIHDADGEPVYPMTLLGTFSPYMVVHEASVVKIDDDIPFEIAALCGCGIPTGYGSSTRSADIRPGEDVAIVGVGGVGTAALQGAVIAGARNVFAIDPVEWKREQALKFGATHVFSSVEEAAMSIAEITAGAMCRKVVVTVGEVHGKDVDTWLGITAKNGTCVLTGMGNMMENDVTLNLAMLTLLQKNLQGSIFGGANPKLDIPNLLSMYKLGKLNIADMITREYTLDQINEGYQDMLEGRNIRGVIRYTDADH from the coding sequence GTGAAGACGAAGGGCGCCCTCCTGCGGGAGCTGAACCAGCCGTGGAAGATCGAGGAGATCGAGATCGGCGATCCGAAGGCACACGAGGTCAAGATCCGCATGGAGGCCGCGGGCATGTGTCACTCGGATCATCATCTGATGACCGGCGGGATTCCGATGGCGGGCTTCCCGATCCTCGGCGGACACGAGGGGGCGGGCGTCGTCGAGGAGGTCGGCGAGGGCGTCACCGACTTCGCGCCCGGCGACCACGTCGTCCTCTCGTTCATCCCGTCGTGTGGCAAGTGCCCGTCGTGTAAGGAAGGCGTCGCGAACCTCTGCGACTTCGGCGCCATGCTGCTGCAGGGCGAAGCGGTCTCGGACAACACCTTCCGCATTCACGACGCCGACGGCGAGCCGGTGTACCCGATGACGCTGCTCGGCACGTTCTCGCCGTACATGGTGGTGCACGAGGCGTCCGTGGTGAAGATCGACGACGACATCCCGTTCGAGATCGCCGCTCTGTGCGGCTGCGGCATCCCGACCGGATACGGCTCGTCCACGCGGAGCGCCGACATCCGTCCGGGTGAGGACGTCGCCATCGTCGGTGTCGGCGGCGTCGGCACGGCGGCTCTGCAGGGTGCGGTGATCGCGGGTGCACGCAACGTCTTCGCGATCGATCCGGTGGAGTGGAAGCGTGAGCAGGCGCTCAAGTTCGGTGCCACCCACGTCTTCTCGTCCGTCGAGGAGGCGGCGATGAGCATCGCGGAGATCACCGCGGGGGCGATGTGCCGCAAGGTGGTCGTGACCGTCGGCGAAGTGCACGGCAAGGACGTCGACACCTGGCTGGGCATCACCGCCAAGAACGGCACCTGCGTGCTCACCGGCATGGGCAACATGATGGAGAACGACGTCACCCTCAACCTCGCGATGTTGACGCTTCTCCAGAAGAATCTGCAGGGTTCGATCTTCGGCGGCGCGAACCCGAAACTCGACATCCCGAACCTGTTGTCGATGTACAAGCTGGGCAAGCTCAACATCGCCGACATGATCACTCGCGAGTACACGCTCGATCAGATCAACGAGGGCTACCAGGACATGCTGGAGGGCCGCAACATCCGCGGCGTCATCCGGTACACCGACGCCGACCACTGA